One genomic window of Boudabousia tangfeifanii includes the following:
- a CDS encoding S-layer homology domain-containing protein has product MKYLSHRRLIATVAASTLGLTMVPAAGLALAAEEPSTAPPAAATEQPFLPVSDQSNTEGWQFQPQYSDEFNNDLGDNYERLPNNWSWRSEWRWDDANATVSNGNLNLLQDPFHPSDSFSTVPNNFDTGILDGNSKGQHADYVTTDEHHSGQSALGQGFYDDFAVTTTQTVSGLSNGNYKLKAWIKTKGTQGEVKLIAQNCGGANKELDIPRNNGQWTEYTLEVPVSSPTCKVGLQSSGITWNDHAFLDDISFKKDGNGPELISNGGFENRRTTQYRSGGIWSKERVKYGYFEVKAKSGTPIPGTCLAFWLDGREGDYATELDIVELGQNASTPKTVDLAHHIWRTPTQSRHTSEGYWGRPDYNPSEDFHVYGFEWGPSVQRWYVDGQLWWERNQSVYNFNEMKILLSLGLRAPYDSHVNDSRLYENFRNARPSEYEYVRVWKRDAMPTDDRWTGDHQANFNLKGSWTDVKDANAYGGSFHQSTTAEDTWQMRFEGTGVEVYALQGPDQGKVEYQIDDGEKFVIDHYAANKAERAKVFEKRGLTNGKHVVKARVLDQKNDASSAIGATIDGAIILATDAAQTEGLPSQSENVKPDATPAGLVYEGEKGIMEGAARVENKGPASKGQVAGYLGNSNGSVTVPVFSEVNGERELKLQYIKGEDHRRITIECGGEKQTLNPATTGNGNTAQVPFRCNMKRGINPIKFYSDVTSVNVDAVIVPYFSDTGSGEIYSTEPADDTQVATVIAEKGGERSYDLVYMGENSQNASVRCPDGEEKQLNLPANANVARFTCNVTPGKNKLVVSNLGSTSVNSLEATYVPAEGATLPKPTLDVPELVYGGDKIPASVAGFMASQPITVGGSDSITGSGQTNESGNGTVDVATPLTYVGGTQLLVAKQGSGTKELRTYRAVTIRRNDQRPETLPEPGSIEAQVPVEADGTMKYEGEKGKYEGKGKTEDRPGASGDKVAGYIGGGRGKVALTVYSEVSATRDILLDYINGEGDRKITMECNGKQQETSLEQTVDYNTTKAHKFQCDLKQGANVIKFFSPKKAANVDDVRIPFWRAKGSGQIYPLVTADDAKSANVVQEKPGERFFDLAYTVNEPVTAHVTCNDETKELVLDPNKAQVRFACNMNPGLNKVKFTDLGSARDLEFRSVFLPTEGDTANEISMTAGHAVANDNVTFTVNGVRAGEPVSVRLSNGVTVSGDANDSGVATVTLPLTGISAGAKLMARAFQGTGFDELRGYLPVTVIPTPNPQLTVENSNKVVAGEAVSLKLTGGLPETSGDLSFSCGVETQQVTTNAEGNFDPKSVTVPEGATAGECTATYTQGKYTANATFTVLKPAPQLALDPADEVEQGKSFTVAVANALPQHEGTLSFSCGLPEKTVTTDENGALTATKVAVPAETALGDCTVTFTQGKYNGTSKVKVIEPKPIPKPEPLTASLTPSEVPATENAPSALLYEGENGVYEGNARTENKSEASNGGVAGYIGGGRGKVTVPVYSEVDGNRELELRYIKGDASRKLIIECGGTKHEYDPPETGSYETVGSYKFTCPMHKGKNDIKLYANGPAANVDALVLPVYDGPEKPRQEATSVGKWRQADLTLEKSGERTFELEYAATEDGSTEVTCPDGSTKTVALKAGETTTEFTCPAHFGENRFVFGDFGSVNIKAINLAYPQPEPTPEPTEEPTVEPTPAPTPAPTPAPEPTKEPTVEPTPAPTPAPTPAPEPTKEPTVEPTPVPTPVPTPAPEPTKEPTVEPTPVPTPVPPVKPAPTPEKPKPPVKPTPEQPKPPVKPTPEQPKPPVKPTPEQPKPPVKPAPTPEKPKPPVKPTPEQPKPPVKPAPTPEKPKPPVKPTPEQPKPPVKPEPTPAPKPPVKPEPTPAPKPPVKPEPTPVLPDPKPEPKPLPPVKPKPPVKPEPTPAPVKPAPKPQPKPEPKPTPVKPEPKPQPKPEPKPTPVKPEPKPQPKPEPKPTPVKPEPKPQPKPEPKPTPVKPEPKPQPKPEPKPTPVKPEPKPQPKPVQQCMYVAHAKVVDTKLFKDVPRDLLFAGEIYWLRSQGITKGWADNTYRPVTPITREAMAAFLYRLAGEPAYRVPSKMFNDVNRANPFYGAISWMKSAGISTGWGGVEYRPKEYVNRDAMAAFLQRFAARYPNVVSPDVAPNNFKATDQHQIFKDVSKGDEHWKAMDWARQAGISKGWADGSFRPLEPINRDAMAAFIYRLIHNGKKNC; this is encoded by the coding sequence ATGAAGTATCTCAGTCACCGGCGTCTAATCGCGACGGTTGCTGCTTCTACTTTGGGATTGACGATGGTCCCAGCAGCTGGCTTGGCGCTAGCTGCAGAGGAACCATCGACAGCACCACCAGCAGCAGCGACCGAACAGCCTTTCCTGCCGGTTTCCGACCAGTCGAATACTGAGGGATGGCAGTTCCAGCCACAGTATTCTGATGAATTTAATAACGACCTTGGAGACAACTATGAACGTCTCCCAAACAACTGGTCTTGGCGCTCCGAATGGCGCTGGGACGATGCCAACGCCACCGTAAGTAACGGCAATCTGAACCTACTACAGGATCCATTCCACCCCAGCGACAGTTTTTCGACTGTGCCTAATAACTTCGATACTGGAATTTTAGACGGTAACTCGAAAGGCCAGCATGCGGACTACGTAACGACTGATGAACACCATAGTGGTCAATCAGCTCTAGGTCAAGGGTTTTATGACGACTTTGCGGTAACCACTACGCAAACTGTTTCTGGACTTTCTAATGGAAACTACAAGCTTAAGGCTTGGATTAAGACGAAGGGCACCCAAGGGGAAGTAAAGCTCATCGCTCAGAATTGCGGTGGTGCTAATAAGGAATTGGATATCCCTCGCAACAACGGTCAATGGACTGAGTACACGCTTGAAGTTCCAGTAAGTAGCCCTACCTGTAAGGTAGGTTTGCAATCATCCGGTATCACTTGGAACGATCATGCTTTCCTAGATGACATTTCCTTTAAAAAGGACGGCAATGGTCCAGAACTAATTAGCAACGGTGGTTTCGAGAATCGTCGCACCACCCAGTATCGCTCGGGCGGTATCTGGTCGAAGGAGCGCGTCAAGTACGGTTACTTCGAGGTTAAGGCAAAATCTGGTACTCCAATTCCAGGTACTTGTTTAGCTTTCTGGCTCGATGGCCGTGAAGGCGATTACGCCACCGAACTAGACATCGTCGAACTTGGCCAGAACGCAAGTACTCCCAAGACCGTTGATTTGGCACACCACATTTGGCGTACACCTACCCAGTCACGCCACACTTCCGAAGGTTACTGGGGAAGGCCAGATTATAATCCCAGTGAAGACTTCCACGTATACGGTTTTGAATGGGGTCCATCGGTACAACGTTGGTACGTAGATGGCCAACTCTGGTGGGAGCGAAACCAGTCTGTCTATAACTTCAACGAAATGAAGATTTTGTTGTCGCTTGGTTTACGTGCTCCCTATGACTCTCACGTGAACGATTCTCGTCTTTACGAAAATTTCCGTAATGCTCGTCCGTCGGAATACGAATACGTTCGTGTTTGGAAGCGCGATGCGATGCCTACTGATGATCGCTGGACTGGCGATCATCAAGCTAACTTTAACCTCAAGGGTTCTTGGACTGATGTCAAGGATGCCAACGCTTATGGTGGCTCTTTCCACCAGAGCACCACGGCGGAAGATACTTGGCAGATGCGTTTCGAGGGAACCGGTGTTGAGGTTTATGCTCTCCAGGGCCCAGACCAAGGCAAGGTTGAATACCAGATCGACGATGGTGAAAAGTTCGTCATCGATCACTACGCAGCCAATAAGGCTGAACGAGCAAAGGTCTTCGAAAAGCGTGGTCTAACCAATGGCAAGCACGTGGTTAAGGCTCGTGTCCTCGATCAGAAGAACGATGCGTCCTCGGCCATCGGTGCCACCATTGACGGCGCCATTATTTTGGCAACCGATGCTGCTCAGACTGAAGGTCTTCCTTCGCAATCTGAAAATGTGAAGCCAGATGCCACTCCAGCCGGCCTCGTTTATGAAGGCGAAAAGGGCATCATGGAAGGTGCCGCTCGCGTCGAAAACAAGGGCCCAGCATCGAAGGGGCAAGTTGCTGGTTACCTCGGTAACTCAAACGGTTCAGTCACCGTCCCAGTCTTCTCTGAAGTTAACGGTGAGCGCGAACTAAAGCTCCAATACATTAAGGGTGAAGATCACCGCCGTATCACGATTGAATGTGGCGGTGAAAAGCAGACTCTCAACCCGGCAACTACCGGTAACGGCAATACTGCTCAGGTTCCATTCCGCTGCAATATGAAGCGCGGCATAAACCCGATCAAGTTCTACTCGGATGTCACCAGCGTGAACGTCGATGCCGTGATCGTTCCTTACTTCTCTGACACTGGCTCTGGTGAAATCTACTCCACCGAACCAGCTGATGACACCCAAGTGGCAACTGTTATCGCCGAAAAGGGTGGCGAACGCAGCTACGACTTGGTCTACATGGGAGAAAACAGCCAGAATGCTTCAGTTCGCTGCCCAGACGGCGAAGAAAAGCAATTGAATTTGCCGGCCAACGCTAACGTTGCTCGCTTTACCTGTAATGTCACTCCAGGTAAGAACAAGCTTGTCGTTTCCAACTTGGGTAGCACCAGCGTGAACTCCTTGGAAGCAACATACGTTCCTGCTGAAGGTGCCACTCTACCTAAGCCAACTTTGGATGTTCCTGAGTTGGTTTACGGTGGTGATAAGATTCCAGCATCGGTTGCCGGCTTTATGGCCAGCCAGCCAATCACTGTTGGTGGTTCGGACAGCATTACCGGATCGGGACAGACTAACGAGTCCGGTAACGGCACTGTAGATGTTGCTACTCCACTTACCTATGTTGGTGGTACTCAGCTTCTAGTAGCAAAGCAGGGGAGCGGCACCAAGGAACTCCGCACCTATCGTGCAGTTACCATTCGCCGTAACGATCAGCGTCCAGAAACTTTGCCAGAACCAGGCAGCATTGAGGCCCAGGTTCCAGTCGAAGCTGATGGCACCATGAAGTACGAAGGTGAAAAGGGTAAATACGAAGGCAAGGGTAAGACCGAGGATCGTCCTGGTGCTTCTGGCGACAAGGTTGCCGGTTACATCGGTGGTGGCCGCGGCAAGGTTGCTCTTACCGTTTACTCCGAAGTTAGCGCCACCCGCGACATTTTGCTTGATTACATCAATGGTGAAGGCGATCGCAAGATCACCATGGAATGTAACGGTAAACAGCAGGAGACATCTCTCGAACAGACCGTTGACTACAACACCACAAAGGCACATAAGTTCCAGTGTGACCTCAAGCAGGGTGCTAACGTCATCAAGTTCTTCTCCCCGAAGAAGGCCGCGAATGTTGACGATGTTCGTATTCCGTTCTGGCGGGCCAAGGGCTCCGGTCAGATTTACCCATTGGTAACTGCTGACGATGCCAAGAGCGCTAATGTCGTTCAGGAAAAGCCAGGCGAGCGTTTCTTCGACCTCGCTTACACTGTCAACGAGCCAGTGACCGCACATGTTACTTGTAATGATGAAACCAAGGAATTGGTACTTGATCCAAACAAGGCTCAGGTTCGCTTCGCTTGCAACATGAACCCTGGTTTGAACAAGGTTAAGTTCACCGATCTTGGTTCTGCCCGCGATCTCGAGTTCCGCTCGGTATTCTTGCCAACCGAGGGCGATACCGCTAACGAAATCTCGATGACTGCTGGTCATGCAGTTGCTAACGATAACGTCACTTTCACTGTTAATGGTGTTCGTGCTGGCGAGCCAGTGAGTGTTCGACTCTCTAACGGCGTTACTGTTTCGGGCGATGCCAACGACTCTGGCGTTGCCACTGTGACACTACCGTTGACCGGTATCTCGGCAGGTGCCAAGCTAATGGCGCGAGCCTTCCAAGGGACCGGATTTGATGAACTCCGCGGCTACTTGCCAGTTACTGTGATTCCTACTCCAAACCCACAGTTGACTGTAGAAAACAGCAACAAGGTGGTAGCTGGAGAAGCTGTTTCCTTGAAACTAACTGGTGGCTTGCCGGAAACTTCTGGCGATCTATCCTTCTCTTGTGGAGTTGAAACCCAGCAGGTAACGACCAATGCTGAAGGAAACTTCGATCCTAAGAGCGTTACCGTGCCTGAAGGCGCTACAGCTGGAGAATGTACCGCTACCTACACCCAGGGTAAGTACACTGCTAACGCCACCTTCACTGTGCTCAAGCCAGCTCCACAGTTGGCATTGGATCCAGCAGATGAAGTTGAACAGGGTAAGTCCTTTACCGTGGCAGTTGCCAACGCATTGCCACAGCATGAAGGCACTTTGAGCTTCTCTTGTGGCCTACCAGAAAAGACTGTCACCACTGATGAAAATGGCGCACTTACTGCGACTAAGGTTGCTGTACCAGCAGAAACCGCTCTGGGTGACTGTACAGTAACCTTCACTCAGGGCAAGTACAACGGTACCTCCAAGGTTAAGGTGATTGAGCCTAAGCCAATTCCTAAGCCAGAGCCGCTTACCGCTTCGCTAACTCCATCTGAAGTTCCCGCAACTGAAAATGCTCCTAGCGCATTGCTTTACGAGGGCGAGAATGGTGTCTACGAAGGTAACGCTCGCACCGAAAATAAGAGCGAAGCTTCCAACGGTGGGGTCGCTGGCTACATTGGTGGCGGCCGTGGCAAGGTAACTGTTCCGGTCTACTCCGAAGTTGATGGTAATCGTGAACTAGAACTTCGTTACATCAAGGGCGACGCTTCTCGAAAGCTCATCATTGAATGTGGCGGTACTAAGCATGAATACGATCCACCAGAAACAGGCAGCTATGAAACTGTCGGTAGCTACAAGTTCACTTGCCCGATGCACAAGGGCAAGAACGACATCAAGCTCTACGCAAACGGCCCAGCCGCAAACGTTGATGCTTTGGTATTGCCTGTTTACGATGGCCCAGAAAAGCCACGCCAGGAAGCAACTTCGGTTGGTAAGTGGCGCCAAGCTGACCTCACTTTGGAAAAGAGCGGTGAGCGTACTTTCGAACTCGAATATGCTGCCACCGAAGATGGCTCCACTGAAGTTACCTGCCCAGATGGTTCAACCAAGACGGTAGCGCTAAAGGCTGGTGAAACCACTACTGAGTTCACCTGCCCGGCACACTTTGGTGAAAACCGTTTCGTCTTTGGCGATTTCGGGTCTGTAAACATCAAGGCGATTAACCTTGCTTACCCACAGCCTGAACCAACTCCAGAGCCAACCGAGGAACCAACTGTTGAGCCGACTCCGGCCCCAACCCCGGCTCCTACTCCGGCACCAGAGCCGACCAAGGAACCTACCGTTGAGCCGACTCCGGCCCCAACCCCGGCTCCTACTCCGGCACCAGAGCCGACCAAGGAACCAACTGTTGAGCCGACTCCGGTTCCAACCCCAGTTCCTACTCCGGCACCAGAGCCGACCAAGGAACCAACTGTTGAGCCGACCCCGGTCCCAACCCCAGTTCCTCCGGTCAAGCCTGCACCAACTCCGGAAAAGCCTAAGCCTCCGGTAAAGCCAACTCCGGAACAGCCGAAGCCTCCGGTGAAGCCAACTCCGGAACAGCCGAAGCCACCGGTGAAGCCAACTCCAGAGCAGCCTAAGCCTCCGGTAAAGCCTGCTCCGACTCCGGAAAAGCCGAAGCCTCCGGTAAAGCCGACTCCGGAACAGCCTAAGCCTCCGGTAAAGCCTGCTCCGACTCCGGAAAAGCCGAAGCCTCCGGTAAAGCCGACTCCGGAACAGCCGAAGCCTCCGGTAAAGCCAGAGCCAACCCCGGCTCCTAAGCCTCCGGTTAAGCCTGAACCGACTCCGGCTCCTAAGCCTCCGGTAAAGCCAGAACCGACCCCGGTTTTGCCTGATCCGAAGCCTGAGCCGAAGCCGCTTCCTCCGGTTAAGCCGAAGCCTCCGGTAAAGCCTGAGCCGACCCCGGCCCCGGTTAAGCCTGCTCCAAAGCCGCAGCCGAAGCCAGAGCCTAAGCCGACCCCGGTTAAGCCTGAACCTAAGCCGCAGCCGAAGCCAGAGCCTAAGCCGACCCCGGTTAAGCCTGAGCCAAAGCCGCAGCCGAAGCCAGAGCCTAAGCCGACCCCGGTTAAGCCTGAACCTAAGCCGCAGCCGAAGCCAGAGCCTAAGCCGACCCCGGTTAAGCCTGAGCCAAAGCCGCAGCCGAAGCCAGAGCCTAAGCCGACCCCGGTCAAGCCTGAGCCAAAGCCGCAGCCAAAGCCAGTTCAACAGTGCATGTACGTTGCTCACGCAAAGGTAGTTGACACCAAGTTGTTCAAGGATGTTCCGCGTGATTTGCTATTCGCTGGTGAAATCTACTGGTTGCGTTCGCAAGGAATCACCAAGGGCTGGGCAGATAATACCTACCGTCCGGTGACTCCAATTACCCGTGAAGCAATGGCGGCATTCTTGTACCGCCTAGCGGGGGAGCCAGCATACCGTGTTCCATCGAAGATGTTCAATGATGTGAATCGCGCGAACCCGTTCTACGGTGCAATCTCGTGGATGAAGTCGGCCGGTATTTCCACCGGTTGGGGTGGCGTAGAATATCGTCCAAAGGAATACGTCAACCGTGACGCGATGGCCGCATTCTTGCAGCGTTTCGCTGCACGTTATCCAAATGTCGTTTCCCCAGATGTTGCTCCTAATAACTTTAAGGCAACTGATCAGCATCAGATCTTTAAAGATGTGAGCAAGGGTGACGAACACTGGAAGGCCATGGATTGGGCACGTCAAGCCGGCATTTCTAAGGGCTGGGCTGACGGCTCCTTCCGTCCATTGGAACCAATCAACCGTGATGCTATGGCTGCATTCATCTACCGATTGATTCACAACGGTAAGAAGAACTGCTGA